Within the Catalinimonas niigatensis genome, the region AGACTCTAGGTAAAGCTGGGCTTCTGCTACTACGGCCAAAAAAAAGAACCCTATAAGAACATAATACTTCATATGAAGAACTTAGAGATAAACGTTGAATATTAAAAATAATGAAATACTTATGAAAGAATGCCGGATAAAACTTTTATCTCTTCAAATAAGTATTTATCAGAATTTATTACCGGAGAGGCGGAGTTGAGTTTTATCGACTTTGTATTCTACAGGCTCCTTACACTGTGTAACAAAATTATGACTGATAGTAGAACCTTCACAATAAGCTAAGCGAATTCCTTTTTCACAATGGGAAACAATGTTATTTTTCAGGCTGCCAGCTTTGCTGTAAAAAGCAATTCCAGTGTGTTGATAGCTTACTTTGTTGTTATTTACTATGATCTTTGAAGGGTCTTGATAAAAGTAGATACCATACCCTTTTGTCGGCAAATAACCTCTGAGAGTATTATCTTGTATCAAACTTTCTTCAAGCCTTTCAAAAAACATCTGATGATGATAATCAGCTGTGTCTGCATAATTGCCAACGAAATTACCCTTGATAGAGCAATTACGAAAGGTTCCTCCTACATTTTGACTTCTTAAAGCCAGCCCCTGATAAGCACCATTGAGCAATATATTATTATGAATTTTACAATTCGCAGCAGGGCTGTTTCTTTGGCTAAAAATAACAATACATTCTGCGTCAGCTTTATCTATGGTATTACCAATGATTTCAATATTTTGATTGGCACCGTTAAGCAAATATATTCCCATACTATGGTTTACATTTCTATTTGCAGATGCTGATTCAATATAATTATTATAAATATATAGATTGCTAAACTCTCCATTTCTACCTGTTCCATAAGCACTAATGCCTGAATATCTGTGATTTGTTATTTTATTATTGGAGATAGTGGTGTGTTTGCAACGACCTATTACATGAATTGCCCCATAATCCCCAGTATAAGGTTTTGGAGGATAATAATTACATGTATCAAAAATATTAGCCTCAACTGTATTATGTTGACCATGAGAGATTTCTACAGCGCCTCCATTTCCTCCCTTGAAAAAGCAATTCTGTACACTATTGTAGTTACCTTTTACTCTGAGCAATTTACCATTTCCATACTCACTAGAATAGCTATTAATAAGATGTCCTTCAAATTGTAAGTCTTTTATTGTATTATGATCACCCAAAATCTCTATTCCTCCTCCTGCACCCAATGAATTGGGAAGGCTCTCTACTCCCTTGCATAAAACTACTGCTTCATCCCCTTTTATTGTTAAATAGCGAGCACCTTTTATTGAGATAGGGGATTGAAGAAAATAACGTCCTTCTGGAAAAAAAACCGTTTCATATTCCTTTTCTATAGCGGCAGAAATAGCCTTAAGAACATAGGGTTGATCATTGGCTGACCCATCACCAATAGCTCCAAAATCTTTTACATTAATCACAATTTATAAAATCTAAATGAGGGATTAGGTTCAGATACAAAGAAGAACCTTTAACAAGGTATTTTTCTATATGTTCAGTCAAAAGCCATAAGTTAATCTATTTTATTGTTTTACCTTAAAATTTATATGTAGGACATGGGATTTTATCTGGTTGATTTTTTGTAAGCTGTTTTAAGAATAAATTTTTTGTTCCCTTAACTAATTTGTAATTCGCAAATCGTGATTCCACAACTTGTTTCATTTTTTAAAAGCCCAAAATCAAATAGACAACGTTTTTGTTAAATGTAACTCGTTATATCCTAATCATATTTTGTTTGGTTAACCAAGGTTATAGAAATAACATTACCCTCCTTTAACTTTATACTATGAAGAAATATATTGACTACTCTAAGGATACCTCTCTAGTAAATAAAATGAGACAGAAAAGATTTGATTTTTTTAAATCTTTTCTGTCATCTTTAGCACGCCCTACCTCTATTCTTGACATTGGGGGTACAATTAAATTTTGGGAGAAATCCGGGTTTTATAAGTATGAAGGCATTCATTTCACTATTGTAAACCCAGGGATGAAGTCTCGCTCTGAACATAATTTTGAAGTTGTTAATGGAGATGGGACGAATATGCCCTATTTTAGAGACAAGCAATTTGATATAGTATTTTCCAACTCTGTTATTGAACATTTGTATAGCTGGGAAAACCAAGTAAAAATGGCTAATGAAGTAAACAGGCTGAGTAAATCCTATTTTGTCCAGACTCCAAATTATGGTTTTCCTGTAGAACCTCATTTCGTATTTCCTTTTTTTCATTATCTCCCTGTTCCTTTCAGAATATGGCTCACTAAAAATTATGATTTAGGTCATTACCCCCGTGCTAGAAATAAGGAACGGGCCGCAGACAGGGTCAACGAGATACAACTCCTTTCTGTAAAAGAAATGAAAAAATTGTTTCCTGAGGCAAAAATATATAGAGAAAAGCTTTTTGGCCTTACCAAATCTATCATTGCCTACAAGTTTAACTGAATTCATTTTTAAAGTAATGGTCTCTCATTTCACAAAAGTACGCCTTTTTGATACTGCCAATTACGCAGTAGTAGATTATGAATCAGCCAGTGATGTGATTATTGAACAAGCTGCGCAGTATAATAGCTATGGAGTATTTGCCATGCCAGTACATGGTCTTGTCACTGCGGTGCAGGAGCCTCTGATGTATGAGGCAACCCAAAAAGCCCATATGATTGTGCCAGATGGACAACCTATTCGCTGGACTATGAACCATTTCTATCATGTAGGCTTAAAAGATAGGGTTTATGGACCTACGCTCACCTTATATGTCCTTGATAAAGCACAGAAGGATAAACTGAAAGTATTTTTGTACGGTGGCAGCACTGAGGAAACCCTCAGGAAATTTGCAGATTTTATTCGTAAAAACTATCCTAAAGTTCACATATGCGGTATGTATCGTGAAGATGACCCGGCAGGTGACTCTTTGTCTAGTGAAGAAATCAATAAGAGTGGCGCACACATTGTTCTGGTAGGAAGAGGATGTCCCCGTCAGGAAATATGGGTAGCCAACAGATTGGGCAAGGTTAACGCAGTAATGATGGCAGTGGGAGCCGCATTTAGCTTTCATGCCGGTACCGTGAAGCAGGCTCCGAAATGGATGCAAAATAATGGCCTTGAGTGGCTTTTCCGTCTGCTTTCAGAGCCTCAACGCCTTTGGAAACGCTATTTTCTCACCAACAGCTACTTCATTTTTCTTTTTTTAAAACACAGTTTCATTCGTACTTTTAAAAAAGAGAAAGCTTCTGCTTGAACATTATCTTATGCGCTTATCTATCTTTATTTTTTTTTCCTTTTTATCGCTTACCGGTTTCTCCCAGTTGCCAGACTCTGTGGTATATGAAGCTGAAATGCAAATGGCGCTATCCAATCAACCCTATTTATCTCAATGGGTGATCGCCAATCGTTATGGAAAACTAAATGACAATCAGGCTGATGGATATTTGCAGGCAGGCTTTTATGCTCCCTATACAAATGATACTACTTCCTTTAAGGTTTCCTTTGGCTTTGATTATCTGGTAAAACCTGATTTTAATGAAAGCAGAATCCAACAAGCCTTTGTTAAAGCTAAATTTCATGCTTTGGAACTGGCTGCCGGACAATATGAGCGAACCGTAGGGGTACACAATGCTGACCTTTCTACAGGATCATTAGCCCTTAGCCGTAATGCCCGGCCGATGCCTGTGGTAGCGATTGGCTTTCCTGAATATACTGCTGTACCTCTTACCAAAGGGTATGTAAAGTTCAAAGGACATTTGCTGCACGGTTGGTTTGAGGAAGACCGCTATGTGGATAGTCCTTATCTGCATGAAAAATCTTTTTATTTGCAAGTGGGAGCCACTTACTGGCCAGTGAAGGTTTCTGCTGGACTAGTACACTTTGCGCAATGGGGCGGTACCCAACCTAACGGGCAAGAAATTGGCGATGGCTTTGACGATTTCATGCGTATCTTCCTTGGCCAGTCAGCAGCGGACGAAAGTGGCGGTGGGGAATTTGTCAACGCTCTGGGTAACCATTTGGGGATTATCGATCTGGGTATAAATCTCACCATTAAAGACTATCAGATCCATATTTATCAGCAAGATCCTTTTGAAGATAAACTAGGCTTAACACGAGCGCATATCATTTATGATCAATTATTAGGAATAAATGTGAAGAATGAAAAATTTGTTTATGTCAATGAATTTCTTTACGAATATATCAATACCAAGCATCAGGGAGGACCTGGTATTCCTGACCCAAGACCGGGAGATGATTCTAATGATTTATCTCTTAACTATGGTTACCGCTATGGAGGGCGCGATGATTATTACAATAATTATCTTTATCAGAATGGTTGGACCTATCATCAACGCATTTTGGGGAATTCTTTACTCCTTTCCAGGGAAAGAGCCCTCCGGTTTATGGAAAATATTCCTGATTTTGAATATAGTGAAGCATCCGCCAACAATCGGATCATTGCGCACCATATAGGTTTTAAGGGAGAAATATCCCATCGTATAAAATATAGGCTGCTTAGCTCTTATACCCATAATTTTGGCACTTATGCAGGCTTAAACGATGGCAGATTTAGCTGGGCAAGTCGGGAACCAGGCTATGAAAACTATATTTATGCTTTTAAATCTTCAAAATATCAGTGTTATACATTGCTGGAAGGGGAATTTATTTTCAATACATCTGTTCCTTTATCTGCGCTTACCTCTTTTGGTTATGATTTTGGAGATCTTTATCATAATTTGAGCGTGATGCTGGGAATACGATTTATGGGAAGTATTTCTAAAGAAGATATTTAATGAACTTCAACACAAGGTGAAAAGAACATTATCAATTTGATTTATGATTTTTACCTTTAACGTATTTGATTAATTAAATCAATCTTTACAAGATTCAATCATTTCTTACACTTACTTTATGCGCTTATTTAATGACTTGTCCAAAACCTCTCTTAGTAATATATCTATGTAATGCATATTTTTTCTAAACCTTTGCAAACTTAACTTTGTGCACTATTTTTGCAGACTTCATAAGAAGTTGCAATGTTGTTGTTAATAAACATATTCAGTTGGTCTAATTCTTGACAATTTTTTACTGAAACTTATACTAGAAAATAAATTCTGATGCCACATAAAAGATCTAAATATTTAAAAGTTCTTTTTTCGCTAGGAGATTTTGTTATCCTTAACCTATCCTTTATA harbors:
- a CDS encoding right-handed parallel beta-helix repeat-containing protein — its product is MINVKDFGAIGDGSANDQPYVLKAISAAIEKEYETVFFPEGRYFLQSPISIKGARYLTIKGDEAVVLCKGVESLPNSLGAGGGIEILGDHNTIKDLQFEGHLINSYSSEYGNGKLLRVKGNYNSVQNCFFKGGNGGAVEISHGQHNTVEANIFDTCNYYPPKPYTGDYGAIHVIGRCKHTTISNNKITNHRYSGISAYGTGRNGEFSNLYIYNNYIESASANRNVNHSMGIYLLNGANQNIEIIGNTIDKADAECIVIFSQRNSPAANCKIHNNILLNGAYQGLALRSQNVGGTFRNCSIKGNFVGNYADTADYHHQMFFERLEESLIQDNTLRGYLPTKGYGIYFYQDPSKIIVNNNKVSYQHTGIAFYSKAGSLKNNIVSHCEKGIRLAYCEGSTISHNFVTQCKEPVEYKVDKTQLRLSGNKF
- a CDS encoding class I SAM-dependent methyltransferase produces the protein MKKYIDYSKDTSLVNKMRQKRFDFFKSFLSSLARPTSILDIGGTIKFWEKSGFYKYEGIHFTIVNPGMKSRSEHNFEVVNGDGTNMPYFRDKQFDIVFSNSVIEHLYSWENQVKMANEVNRLSKSYFVQTPNYGFPVEPHFVFPFFHYLPVPFRIWLTKNYDLGHYPRARNKERAADRVNEIQLLSVKEMKKLFPEAKIYREKLFGLTKSIIAYKFN
- a CDS encoding WecB/TagA/CpsF family glycosyltransferase, whose amino-acid sequence is MVSHFTKVRLFDTANYAVVDYESASDVIIEQAAQYNSYGVFAMPVHGLVTAVQEPLMYEATQKAHMIVPDGQPIRWTMNHFYHVGLKDRVYGPTLTLYVLDKAQKDKLKVFLYGGSTEETLRKFADFIRKNYPKVHICGMYREDDPAGDSLSSEEINKSGAHIVLVGRGCPRQEIWVANRLGKVNAVMMAVGAAFSFHAGTVKQAPKWMQNNGLEWLFRLLSEPQRLWKRYFLTNSYFIFLFLKHSFIRTFKKEKASA
- a CDS encoding capsule assembly Wzi family protein, which encodes MRLSIFIFFSFLSLTGFSQLPDSVVYEAEMQMALSNQPYLSQWVIANRYGKLNDNQADGYLQAGFYAPYTNDTTSFKVSFGFDYLVKPDFNESRIQQAFVKAKFHALELAAGQYERTVGVHNADLSTGSLALSRNARPMPVVAIGFPEYTAVPLTKGYVKFKGHLLHGWFEEDRYVDSPYLHEKSFYLQVGATYWPVKVSAGLVHFAQWGGTQPNGQEIGDGFDDFMRIFLGQSAADESGGGEFVNALGNHLGIIDLGINLTIKDYQIHIYQQDPFEDKLGLTRAHIIYDQLLGINVKNEKFVYVNEFLYEYINTKHQGGPGIPDPRPGDDSNDLSLNYGYRYGGRDDYYNNYLYQNGWTYHQRILGNSLLLSRERALRFMENIPDFEYSEASANNRIIAHHIGFKGEISHRIKYRLLSSYTHNFGTYAGLNDGRFSWASREPGYENYIYAFKSSKYQCYTLLEGEFIFNTSVPLSALTSFGYDFGDLYHNLSVMLGIRFMGSISKEDI